A DNA window from Camelina sativa cultivar DH55 chromosome 17, Cs, whole genome shotgun sequence contains the following coding sequences:
- the LOC104755032 gene encoding palmitoyl-acyl carrier protein thioesterase, chloroplastic isoform X1 translates to MVATSATSSFFPVPSSSSLDPNGKGGGNKIGSTNFAGLNSPPNSGRMKVKPNAQAPPKINGKKVGLPGSVDIVRTDTETSSHPPAPRTFINQLPDWSMLLAAITTIFLAAEKQWMMLDWKPRRSDMLMDPFGIGRIVQDGLVFRQNFSIRSYEIGADRAASIETVMNHLQETALNHVKTAGLLGDGFGSTPEMFKKNLIWVVTRMQVVVDKYPTWGDVVEVDTWVSQSGKNGMRRDWLVRDCNTGETLTRASSVWVMMNKLTRRLSKIPEEVRGEIEPYFVNSDPVLTEDSRKLTKLDDKTADYVRSGLTPRWSDLDVNQHVNNVKYIGWILESAPVGIMERQKLKSMTLEYRRECGRDSVLQSLTAVAGCDMGNLATAGDVECQHLLRLQDGAEVVRGRTEWSSKTPTTTWGTTP, encoded by the exons ATGGTGGCCACCTCTGCTACGTCTTCATTCTTTcctgttccttcttcttcctctcttgaTCCTAATGGAAAAGGAGGAGGGAACAAGATTGGTTCCACTAATTTTGCTGGACTCAATTCACCACCAAACTCTGGCAGGATGAAGGTTAAACCTAACGCTCAAGCTCCTCCCAAGATTAATGGCAAAAAAGTTGGTTTGCCTGGTTCTGTTGACATCGTTAGGACTGATACCGAAACGTCTTCACATCCCCCTGCACCGAGAACTTTCATCAACCAGTTACCTGACTGGAGCATGCTTCTTGCTGCCATTACTACAATTTTCTTAGCTGCTGAGAAACAGTGGATGATGCTTGACTGGAAACCTAGGCGTTCTGACATGCTTATGGATCCTTTTGGTATTGGCAGAATAGTTCAAGATGGCCTTGTGTTCCGTCAGAATTTCTCTATTAGGTCGTATGAAATAGGTGCTGATCGCGCAGCATCTATAGAAACAGTCATGAATCATTTGCAG GAAACGGCGCTTAATCATGTTAAGACTGCTGGACTGCTTGGAGATGGGTTTGGCTCTACCCCTGAGATGTTTAAGAAGAACCTGATATGGGTCGTCACTCGTATGCAGGTTGTTGTTGATAAATATCCTACTTG GGGAGATGTTGTTGAAGTTGATACATGGGTCAGTCAGTCTGGAAAGAATGGTATGCGTCGTGATTGGCTAGTTCGGGATTGCAATACTGGAGAAACCTTAACACGAGCGTCAAG TGTTTGGGTGATGATGAATAAACTGACAAGGAGATTGTCAAAGATTCCTGAAGAGGTTCGAGGGGAAATAGAACCTTATTTTGTGAATTCTGACCCTGTCCTTACTGAGGACAGCAGAAAGTTAACAAAACTTGATGACAAGACTGCTGACTATGTTCGATCTGGTCTCACT CCGCGCTGGAGTGACCTAGATGTTAACCAGCATGTGAATAATGTAAAGTACATTGGGTGGATCCTGGAGAGTGCTCCAGTGGGAATAATGGAGAGGCAGAAGCTGAAAAGCATGACTCTGGAGTATCGGAGGGAATGCGGAAGAGACAGTGTCCTTCAGTCGCTCACAGCAGTTGCGGGTTGCGATATGGGTAACCTCGCAACAGCTGGTGATGTGGAGTGTCAGCATTTGCTTCGACTCCAGGATGGAGCTGAAGTGGTGAGAGGAAGAACAGAGTGGAGTAGcaaaacaccaacaacaacttGGGGAACTACACCGTAG
- the LOC104755032 gene encoding palmitoyl-acyl carrier protein thioesterase, chloroplastic (stop codon completed by the addition of 3' A residues to the mRNA): MVATSATSSFFPVPSSSSLDPNGKGGGNKIGSTNFAGLNSPPNSGRMKVKPNAQAPPKINGKKVGLPGSVDIVRTDTETSSHPPAPRTFINQLPDWSMLLAAITTIFLAAEKQWMMLDWKPRRSDMLMDPFGIGRIVQDGLVFRQNFSIRSYEIGADRAASIETVMNHLQETALNHVKTAGLLGDGFGSTPEMFKKNLIWVVTRMQVVVDKYPTWGDVVEVDTWVSQSGKNGMRRDWLVRDCNTGETLTRASSVWVMMNKLTRRLSKIPEEVRGEIEPYFVNSDPVLTEDSRKLTKLDDKTADYVRSGLTPRWSDLDVNQHVNNVKYIGWILESAPVGIMERQKLKSMTLEYRRECGRDSVLQSLTAVAGCDMGNLATAGDVECQHLLRLQDGAEVVRGRTEWSSKTPTTTWGTTP, encoded by the exons ATGGTGGCCACCTCTGCTACGTCTTCATTCTTTcctgttccttcttcttcctctcttgaTCCTAATGGAAAAGGAGGAGGGAACAAGATTGGTTCCACTAATTTTGCTGGACTCAATTCACCACCAAACTCTGGCAGGATGAAGGTTAAACCTAACGCTCAAGCTCCTCCCAAGATTAATGGCAAAAAAGTTGGTTTGCCTGGTTCTGTTGACATCGTTAGGACTGATACCGAAACGTCTTCACATCCCCCTGCACCGAGAACTTTCATCAACCAGTTACCTGACTGGAGCATGCTTCTTGCTGCCATTACTACAATTTTCTTAGCTGCTGAGAAACAGTGGATGATGCTTGACTGGAAACCTAGGCGTTCTGACATGCTTATGGATCCTTTTGGTATTGGCAGAATAGTTCAAGATGGCCTTGTGTTCCGTCAGAATTTCTCTATTAGGTCGTATGAAATAGGTGCTGATCGCGCAGCATCTATAGAAACAGTCATGAATCATTTGCAG GAAACGGCGCTTAATCATGTTAAGACTGCTGGACTGCTTGGAGATGGGTTTGGCTCTACCCCTGAGATGTTTAAGAAGAACCTGATATGGGTCGTCACTCGTATGCAGGTTGTTGTTGATAAATATCCTACTTG GGGAGATGTTGTTGAAGTTGATACATGGGTCAGTCAGTCTGGAAAGAATGGTATGCGTCGTGATTGGCTAGTTCGGGATTGCAATACTGGAGAAACCTTAACACGAGCGTCAAG TGTTTGGGTGATGATGAATAAACTGACAAGGAGATTGTCAAAGATTCCTGAAGAGGTTCGAGGGGAAATAGAACCTTATTTTGTGAATTCTGACCCTGTCCTTACTGAGGACAGCAGAAAGTTAACAAAACTTGATGACAAGACTGCTGACTATGTTCGATCTGGTCTCACT CCGCGCTGGAGTGACCTAGATGTTAACCAGCATGTGAATAATGTAAAGTACATTGGGTGGATCCTGGAGAGTGCTCCAGTGGGAATAATGGAGAGGCAGAAGCTGAAAAGCATGACTCTGGAGTATCGGAGGGAATGCGGAAGAGACAGTGTCCTTCAGTCGCTCACAGCAGTTGCGGGTTGCGATATGGGTAACCTCGCAACAGCTGGTGATGTGGAGTGTCAGCATTTGCTTCGACTCCAGGATGGAGCTGAAGTGGTGAGAGGAAGAACAGAGTGGAGTAGcaaaacaccaacaacaacttGGGGAACTACACCGTA